The Chryseolinea soli genome contains a region encoding:
- a CDS encoding GlxA family transcriptional regulator: MKRIGLLLPYDYQLFSIATILDVLGTANAICERQKKQAPFAITLVQLPEQILQHGSSFHGHPVKSIHARTPYDIVLIPAINLHDKAATKQKNMPFVPWLQKQFKTGAEMASVCTGADLFAATGLLNGKLATTHMDACPDFIVDYPSVYVKPGRTITIDERCYTSGGATSSFHLLIFLIQKYGGNELAVRVSKIFCIDLNRSQQSYFSTFRPDYSHNDELVKKIQRNMEENYLHITTVEEITKDLPASRRNIVRRFKQATGVPPIEYLQHIRIEKAKRQLELSDLNISEIINETGYTDPKSFRKIFVKLVGMTASEYRNKLGIK, encoded by the coding sequence ATGAAACGGATCGGACTTTTGTTGCCGTACGACTACCAGCTCTTCAGCATTGCCACCATCCTCGACGTGCTGGGTACGGCGAACGCTATTTGCGAGCGACAAAAGAAACAAGCTCCTTTTGCCATCACCCTCGTGCAACTACCTGAGCAGATCTTGCAGCACGGCTCCAGTTTTCACGGTCATCCCGTGAAGTCGATACACGCCCGCACACCCTACGACATTGTACTGATCCCGGCGATCAACCTGCACGACAAAGCTGCCACGAAACAAAAGAACATGCCGTTTGTTCCGTGGCTTCAAAAACAGTTTAAGACCGGCGCCGAGATGGCCAGTGTGTGCACAGGTGCCGATTTGTTTGCCGCGACGGGTCTGCTCAACGGCAAGCTGGCCACAACGCACATGGACGCCTGTCCCGACTTCATCGTCGATTATCCGTCCGTGTATGTAAAACCCGGACGAACCATCACCATCGACGAGCGTTGTTACACCAGTGGTGGAGCCACATCGTCGTTTCACTTGCTGATCTTTCTCATCCAAAAGTATGGGGGAAACGAATTGGCCGTGCGGGTCTCCAAGATCTTTTGCATCGATCTCAACCGCTCACAACAAAGCTACTTCAGCACCTTCCGGCCCGACTATTCGCATAATGACGAATTGGTAAAGAAGATCCAACGCAACATGGAAGAAAATTATTTGCACATCACCACGGTGGAGGAGATCACAAAAGACCTTCCGGCCAGTCGCAGAAATATCGTGCGCCGTTTCAAGCAGGCCACGGGCGTGCCGCCGATCGAGTACCTTCAGCATATTCGCATCGAGAAAGCCAAACGACAATTGGAGCTTTCTGACCTCAACATTTCCGAAATCATCAACGAGACGGGCTATACCGACCCCAAATCGTTTCGCAAGATCTTTGTGAAACTGGTGGGGATGACAGCCTCAGAGTACCGCAATAAACTGGGTATTAAATAA
- a CDS encoding sialate O-acetylesterase, with amino-acid sequence MKKNKQRWIMCGLWALLASYPAIGQLRLPRLIGEGMVLQRDTELTLWGWAAGGEAVTVVFSGKKYPTKANADGKWTVKLPPQKTGGPFTMDILATDSITLKNILVGDVWLCSGQSNMVLPMERVKERYAKQIAEAGNPFIRQFLIPTTFDFAHPKDDVTGSWQAATPANVLSFSATAYFFARDLYEKYHMPIGLINASVGGSPAEAWLSGDALKAFPEYLQRTQKFQNAAYTDSIRQTEGAMVKAWYGALRKKDEGMKGVPWYAADLDVAAWPTLQIPGYWTDQGLKDVHGVVWFRKDIEVPASFAGKPAKLLLGRIVDSDSVYVNGTFVGTTGYQYPPRRYTLPDTILKAGKNTIVIRVINTSERGGFITDKPYTLSAGGETLDLKGAWHYKIGAVSDTLAPVTFFQYTPGGLFNGMIAPVTNFAIKGVIWYQGESNTMQAAKYHDVFSAVIADWRKQWKQGDFPFLYVQLANYVPVKSSEKGWPELREAQRKTLRVPNTGMAVTIDIGEWNDLHPLDKEDVGKRLARAAQHFAYHDKKVVYTGPTFLSMRTEGNKVILTFANTGTGLSSKGEALKHFTIAGADKNFVEAQAVIRGGEVVAWSDGVSHPVAVRYGWEDNPQGGNLFNKEGLPASPFRTDDTP; translated from the coding sequence ATGAAAAAGAACAAGCAACGATGGATCATGTGCGGATTATGGGCCTTGCTCGCGAGTTACCCGGCGATTGGCCAGCTCAGACTTCCGCGGCTGATCGGCGAGGGTATGGTGCTGCAACGCGACACCGAACTCACCCTTTGGGGATGGGCTGCCGGCGGTGAGGCCGTGACGGTCGTGTTTTCCGGCAAAAAATATCCAACCAAAGCCAACGCCGATGGAAAATGGACGGTGAAGCTCCCTCCCCAGAAAACCGGTGGCCCGTTCACGATGGACATTCTGGCCACCGACTCCATCACGCTGAAAAATATACTGGTGGGCGACGTCTGGCTTTGCTCCGGTCAATCAAACATGGTGTTGCCTATGGAACGGGTGAAGGAGCGGTATGCAAAACAAATCGCCGAGGCCGGTAACCCGTTTATCCGGCAATTCCTTATTCCCACCACCTTCGATTTTGCGCACCCCAAAGACGATGTTACCGGTTCCTGGCAAGCCGCAACGCCCGCGAATGTGCTAAGTTTTTCGGCTACCGCATATTTTTTTGCCCGCGACCTCTATGAAAAATATCACATGCCCATCGGGTTGATCAACGCCAGTGTTGGCGGGTCCCCGGCCGAAGCGTGGTTAAGCGGCGACGCCTTGAAAGCTTTTCCGGAATACCTACAGCGCACACAAAAATTTCAGAACGCGGCCTACACCGACAGCATCCGGCAGACAGAGGGCGCCATGGTAAAAGCATGGTACGGCGCACTTCGGAAAAAGGATGAAGGCATGAAAGGGGTGCCGTGGTATGCAGCGGATCTCGACGTAGCGGCGTGGCCAACCCTGCAAATCCCCGGCTACTGGACCGACCAGGGTTTGAAGGATGTGCACGGCGTAGTCTGGTTTCGGAAGGACATTGAGGTACCGGCTTCTTTCGCGGGCAAACCAGCAAAACTTCTGCTGGGAAGAATTGTGGACAGCGACTCGGTGTATGTGAACGGAACGTTCGTCGGCACGACAGGCTATCAATACCCGCCCAGAAGATACACGCTTCCCGACACGATCTTGAAAGCAGGGAAGAACACGATCGTCATCCGCGTTATCAATACATCCGAACGAGGAGGATTTATCACAGACAAGCCCTACACACTTTCGGCTGGAGGAGAAACGCTGGACCTGAAAGGAGCCTGGCATTATAAAATCGGCGCGGTATCCGACACATTGGCACCGGTGACTTTTTTTCAATATACGCCCGGGGGATTGTTCAACGGCATGATCGCACCCGTGACCAACTTTGCCATCAAAGGTGTCATTTGGTATCAGGGTGAATCCAATACGATGCAAGCCGCAAAATATCATGACGTGTTCAGCGCGGTGATCGCCGATTGGCGCAAGCAGTGGAAGCAAGGTGACTTTCCGTTTTTGTATGTGCAGCTGGCAAACTATGTTCCCGTAAAGAGTTCGGAAAAAGGATGGCCCGAGCTTCGCGAAGCGCAACGCAAAACACTGCGCGTCCCGAACACCGGCATGGCCGTAACCATCGACATCGGCGAATGGAATGACCTGCATCCGTTAGATAAGGAAGATGTAGGAAAACGGCTGGCACGGGCAGCTCAACATTTCGCCTATCACGACAAAAAGGTGGTCTACACCGGGCCAACGTTTTTGTCCATGAGAACAGAAGGAAATAAGGTCATCCTCACTTTCGCCAATACGGGAACGGGACTTTCCTCCAAAGGCGAAGCGCTAAAACATTTCACGATCGCGGGAGCGGATAAGAATTTTGTCGAAGCGCAAGCCGTCATTCGCGGCGGCGAGGTCGTGGCGTGGAGCGATGGCGTGTCCCATCCGGTTGCCGTGCGTTACGGTTGGGAAGACAATCCCCAAGGAGGAAATTTATTCAACAAAGAAGGCCTTCCCGCTTCTCCTTTTCGAACCGACGATACGCCTTAA
- a CDS encoding DNA alkylation repair protein: MKTVAKTTVQKKAKPDASPSSLLAKDFLKQLMALQSDDELRKIQRYFKSGEGQYGAGDKFIGVRMGQLFALAKTFMDMEPAEIEKLLENPIHEARAGAVSIMDFQARSRKIPASRRKALYDLYIDRHDCINNWDLVDRSAPYVVGGYLHDKSRDVLYKLARSKNMWERRTAIVSTFFFIRQGDVDDTFKIAEILLRDKEDLVQKATGGWLRAAGGKAPARLYEFLDKYASTMPRTTLRYATERLDKKRRAHYLSLAKL, translated from the coding sequence GTGAAAACCGTTGCAAAGACAACGGTTCAGAAGAAAGCGAAGCCCGATGCTTCGCCTTCTTCTCTCCTGGCCAAAGATTTTTTAAAACAACTCATGGCGCTCCAGTCGGATGACGAATTGAGAAAGATACAACGCTATTTCAAATCGGGTGAAGGTCAATATGGCGCGGGCGATAAGTTCATCGGTGTTCGCATGGGGCAGTTGTTTGCACTTGCCAAAACGTTCATGGACATGGAACCTGCGGAAATTGAAAAATTGTTGGAGAATCCCATTCATGAAGCGCGGGCCGGTGCGGTAAGCATTATGGATTTTCAAGCCCGTTCGCGAAAAATTCCGGCAAGTCGCCGCAAAGCATTGTATGATCTTTATATCGACCGCCACGACTGCATCAACAATTGGGATTTGGTTGATCGCTCCGCCCCCTATGTCGTGGGGGGATACTTGCATGACAAGTCCCGTGATGTGCTCTACAAACTTGCCCGCTCAAAGAATATGTGGGAGCGGCGCACGGCCATTGTGAGCACGTTCTTTTTCATTCGTCAAGGCGATGTAGACGATACGTTCAAGATCGCCGAGATTTTGCTTCGCGACAAAGAAGACCTCGTTCAAAAAGCTACCGGCGGATGGCTCCGCGCCGCCGGCGGAAAGGCGCCAGCACGACTCTATGAATTCCTGGACAAATATGCCTCCACCATGCCTCGCACCACGCTCCGGTATGCCACGGAACGCCTGGATAAAAAGAGACGGGCTCATTACCTGAGCCTGGCAAAGTTGTAG
- a CDS encoding YybH family protein: MVQKIAAPKTKVNNKAAVRKVIDNFMAALCSKDVKSMMSHYAPDAVLYDAKPPFQVRGAIAWRHVWEACLPFFPPSFQVEIKDLVIHAGTDVALSHYLFRLIGTEKDHPAAQTWMRTTTGFKKIQGKWKIVHEHGSVPFNPHTLQAQFTLEP, translated from the coding sequence ATGGTACAAAAAATAGCCGCCCCGAAAACGAAGGTGAACAACAAAGCGGCGGTCCGGAAAGTGATCGACAATTTCATGGCAGCCCTTTGCAGCAAGGACGTGAAGAGCATGATGTCGCATTATGCGCCCGACGCCGTCCTGTACGATGCGAAGCCACCGTTTCAGGTTCGTGGCGCCATTGCGTGGCGGCACGTATGGGAAGCTTGCCTGCCGTTTTTCCCTCCCTCCTTTCAGGTGGAGATCAAAGACCTCGTCATACATGCCGGCACCGACGTCGCGCTATCACACTATCTCTTTCGTTTGATCGGCACCGAAAAAGATCACCCGGCGGCACAAACTTGGATGCGCACCACAACGGGCTTCAAAAAAATACAAGGAAAATGGAAAATCGTCCACGAGCACGGATCCGTTCCTTTCAATCCTCACACGCTGCAAGCACAATTCACGCTGGAGCCTTGA
- a CDS encoding PAS domain-containing protein → MKDELLLRTICKVSPVSIRIVDIKNRELICNCEWSTEQLGYTEEEFFTLSHNLFEKLVHPDDRPIQLKAYQSVFEQPDTPFQEYTIRVLKKNGVYEHLQIRLAVLARDEFKKPKTVLSIATNVEEVVALKERIERQVNKLDLISFKNSHDLRGPVASILGLVQLIEHDGFDGAHAKELIDCLKRAVIKLDAVIHEINEHAFDE, encoded by the coding sequence ATGAAAGACGAACTGTTGCTTCGGACCATCTGCAAAGTATCGCCGGTCAGTATCAGGATCGTCGATATTAAGAATCGCGAACTCATCTGCAACTGCGAATGGTCCACCGAGCAACTGGGCTATACCGAGGAGGAATTCTTCACCTTGAGCCATAACCTGTTTGAAAAGCTTGTGCACCCCGATGACCGCCCGATCCAACTGAAGGCCTACCAATCGGTGTTTGAGCAACCTGACACGCCCTTCCAGGAATATACGATCCGCGTGCTCAAGAAAAACGGAGTCTATGAACACCTTCAGATCCGGTTGGCCGTTCTGGCGCGGGACGAATTCAAAAAACCAAAAACTGTACTCTCCATTGCCACAAATGTGGAAGAGGTGGTTGCGCTTAAGGAGCGAATTGAACGGCAGGTGAATAAACTGGATCTCATTTCCTTTAAAAATAGCCATGACCTCCGCGGCCCGGTGGCCTCCATCCTCGGGCTCGTTCAGCTCATCGAGCATGATGGCTTCGACGGGGCGCATGCGAAAGAGCTCATCGATTGTTTAAAGCGCGCCGTCATCAAGCTGGATGCCGTGATCCATGAGATCAATGAGCATGCCTTTGATGAGTAG
- a CDS encoding VOC family protein, whose product MQKITPFLWFDGNAEEAVNFYTSTLKNSRIVSMSRYGEGAPVPKGTVMSATFILEGQEFMALNGGPMFTFSPAISFFVKCETQEEIDTLWEKLSAGGKKDRCGWLKDKFGVSWQIIPPILGEMLQDKDPQRAQRVMQAMMQMDKIDIKKLKQAYDQK is encoded by the coding sequence ATGCAAAAAATCACGCCTTTTCTATGGTTCGACGGCAACGCGGAAGAAGCCGTTAACTTTTACACCTCAACGTTAAAAAACTCGCGCATCGTGAGCATGAGTCGCTATGGCGAGGGAGCACCTGTCCCCAAGGGCACCGTGATGTCGGCCACATTTATTTTGGAAGGACAAGAATTCATGGCCTTAAACGGTGGCCCAATGTTTACTTTTTCGCCGGCGATCTCGTTCTTTGTAAAATGCGAAACACAAGAAGAGATCGACACGTTGTGGGAGAAGCTCTCGGCTGGAGGAAAAAAAGACCGGTGTGGGTGGCTGAAAGATAAGTTCGGCGTGAGCTGGCAGATCATACCCCCGATCTTGGGTGAAATGCTGCAAGACAAAGATCCACAACGGGCGCAACGCGTCATGCAAGCCATGATGCAGATGGACAAGATCGACATCAAAAAATTGAAGCAGGCCTACGATCAAAAATAA